In the Parasteatoda tepidariorum isolate YZ-2023 chromosome 3, CAS_Ptep_4.0, whole genome shotgun sequence genome, one interval contains:
- the LOC107450653 gene encoding uncharacterized protein, with protein sequence MTKEMKLVVIAVICLISITYASVIKNYTDFSEISGFELNGSERADNCIHLHGICRNSDQCCTHTTKFSHVRCVCRMATRRGKPIKTRKPRPCHCGREGPFWEIWADDINDLG encoded by the exons atgaCAAAGGAAATGAAATTAGTAGTTATAGCAGTCATTTGTTTAATTAGCATCACCTATGCTTccgtaattaaaaattatacag atttttctgaaatttctggaTTTGAACTGAACGGAAGCGAAAG gGCTGATAACTGCATACATTTGCATGGAATTTGCAGGAACAGCGACCAGTGCTGCACACATACGACAAAATTTTCCCACGTTCGATGCGTCTGTCGGATGGCTACAAGACGGGGCAAACCTATCAAGACAAGAAAACCAAGACCATGCCATTGCGGGAGAGAAGGACCATTTTGGGAAATATGGGCTGATGATATTAATGATCTCGGATAA
- the LOC122268767 gene encoding uncharacterized protein, whose product MLNKFLPNSKMSKGYLYQLRSKKKQINPTPSNVTVVLWIVTSLLLSQVEGSKGKDGMKKMLHHMMMSAMSSGAKKYMLGVKGLLLPIPIPMKVSLPSLPTISFMKGDDKGGDEEEKVKYVPVPVPSKGGGGKGGGWPSGGGGGGWPSGGGGGGWPSGGGGGGWPSGGGGGGDWAGGGGEEDWPSGGGGGGGWESALRTWKAPPNSFKSKRRRQNESRTRWKNTGEPPWKSSKKSKWRDTEETDWKDTDIEDWQDSKGSDWPDPDKDIPDWAKAEGFGWAGEHGDEGIDWDDW is encoded by the exons atgttaaataaatttctgccAAATTCCAAGATGTCCAAAGGATATCTATACCAG ctCAGATCAAAAAAGAAGCAAATCAATCCAACTCCAAGCAATGTCACTGTTGTTTTATGGATCGTGACATCACTCCTGTTGTCTCAAGTAGAGGGTAGCAAAGGTAAAGATGGCATGAAAAAGATGTTGCATCACATGATGATGTCAGCGATGTCTTCGGGTGCAAAGAAGTACATGTTGGGTGTCAAAGGTCTCCTACTCCCTATACCTATACCTATGAAAGTATCATTACCTTCACTACCCACTATAAGCTTCATGAAAGGGGACGACAAAGGAGGAGATGAAGAGGAGAAAGTCAAATACGTCCCCGTCCCAGTGCC atccAAAGGAGGAGGAGGTAAAGGTGGTGGCTGGCCAAGTGGTGGCGGAGGTGGTGGCTGGCCAAGTGGTGGCGGAGGTGGTGGATGGCCTAGTGGTGGCGGAGGAGGTGGATGGCCTAGTGGTGGCGGAGGAGGTGGAGATTGGGCTGGAGGAGGTGGAGAAGAGGATTGGCCTAGCGGAGGAGGTGGAGGTGGTGGTTGGGAATCTGCTCTCAGAACCTGGAAAGCACCACCAAATTCCTTCAAAAGCAAAAGGAGACGACAAAACGAGAGCAGGACCCGTTGGAAAAACACTGGTGAGCCTCCATGGAAAAGctctaaaaaatctaaatggCGCGATACTGAAGAAACTGACTGGAAAGACACTGATATTGAAGATTGGCAAGACTCTAAGGGATCTGATTGGCCTGATCCCGATAAAGATATACCAGATTGGGCAAAAGCCGAAGGATTCGGTTGGGCAGGCGAACATGGAGATGAAGGGATTGATTGGGATGATTGGTGA